From the genome of Vicia villosa cultivar HV-30 ecotype Madison, WI unplaced genomic scaffold, Vvil1.0 ctg.000400F_1_1, whole genome shotgun sequence, one region includes:
- the LOC131627757 gene encoding PLASMODESMATA CALLOSE-BINDING PROTEIN 3-like: MAAAFALALLLFSLTAIPSSANWCVCKDGSDAVLQKTLDYACGAGADCNPLHQNAPCFQPNTVRAHCSYAVNSYFQKKGQAPGTCDFAGTATPVASDPSVSGCVFPSSASGAGTSTTTPSTGTTTPSMGTGTPSTSTGTGTSSGMGTGTGTGTGTGTSTGTGTGTGTTPYNTSPGVLGGIGTGMGPSGSGGMNDDSHGGNRLLDTSFLSIPLFSIFIMFW; the protein is encoded by the exons ATGGCTGCTGCTTTTGCCCTTGCCCTACTTCTCTTCTCCCTCACCGCCATTCCTTCAA GTGCTAATTGGTGCGTTTGCAAAGATGGAAGTGACGCAGTGTTGCAGAAAACCTTGGACTATGCTTGTGGAGCTGGAGCTGACTGTAACCCTCTCCATCAAAACGCACCTTGTTTCCAACCAAACACTGTCAGAGCTCACTGCAGCTACGCTGTGAATAGCTACTTCCAGAAGAAAGGTCAAGCACCAGGGACTTGTGACTTTGCAGGAACAGCCACTCCTGTTGCATCTGACCCAA GTGTTAGTGGCTGTGTCTTCCCTTCAAGTGCCAG TGGTGCAGGCACTAGCACAACAACCCCATCAACAGGCACCACTACACCCTCCATGGGAACCGGCACCCCTTCGACAAGTACCGGCACTGGCACCAGCAGCGGTATGGGCACTGGAACTGGTACCGGCACTGGCACTGGTACTAGCACCGGCACTGGCACTGGCACGGGCACTACTCCATACAACACATCTCCGGGAGTGTTAGGAGGTATTGGAACTGGTATGGGGCCATCTGGATCTGGAGGAATGAATGATGATAGTCATGGTGGGAATAGACTCTTGGACACTAGTTTCTTATCAATTCCACTTTTCTCTATTTTCATAATGTTTTGGTAG